The Candidatus Saccharibacteria bacterium oral taxon 488 genome has a segment encoding these proteins:
- the mltG gene encoding endolytic transglycosylase MltG codes for MKKLKIKKRRLWLIIVSAVVAVAGVVLLSGVIWYKQMLRPVDAGARQKISVEIASGDTAQVIAKKLEDKKIIRSAFAMTIYLKLNNVTGTFNKGVYSFTQDQDVASVLKHLLGGKPDRRSVLFYPGATLRDKTSTPATQKTDVASALKRAGYNDEQITAAFAATYTGAVLKSKPATADLEGYIYGDTYFLPSDATAQQALQRAISELDRVVTENNLEKKFAARGLSLYQGLTLASIIQRESIGCPGKTTCEDMRRIASVFYNRLKKDMPLGSDVTYHYAADKAGVARSHTLNSPYNTRIHKGLPPGPIASPGLAALNAVADPAQEDYLYFLSGDDNVTYFAKTEAEHKANITAHCAKKCQLP; via the coding sequence ATGAAGAAGTTGAAGATTAAAAAACGGCGGTTGTGGCTCATTATCGTATCGGCAGTTGTCGCGGTGGCGGGTGTGGTGCTGCTTAGCGGCGTCATTTGGTACAAACAAATGCTTCGTCCGGTCGATGCCGGGGCGCGGCAAAAAATCAGTGTCGAAATCGCCAGTGGCGACACAGCGCAGGTTATCGCCAAAAAACTTGAAGATAAAAAAATTATTCGTAGTGCCTTTGCTATGACGATTTACCTCAAGTTAAATAACGTTACCGGCACGTTCAATAAAGGCGTGTATAGCTTTACACAAGATCAAGATGTGGCGTCGGTGCTTAAGCATTTACTCGGTGGCAAACCGGATCGGCGTTCGGTACTATTTTATCCGGGGGCAACACTGCGCGACAAGACCTCGACTCCCGCTACTCAAAAGACCGATGTTGCCAGCGCTCTCAAGCGGGCTGGCTACAATGATGAGCAAATTACAGCCGCCTTTGCTGCCACTTATACCGGTGCGGTGCTAAAAAGTAAGCCAGCGACCGCCGATCTTGAGGGCTATATCTATGGTGATACGTATTTTTTGCCGTCAGACGCGACCGCCCAGCAAGCCTTGCAGCGGGCCATCAGTGAGCTAGACCGGGTGGTGACTGAGAATAATCTCGAGAAGAAATTTGCGGCTCGAGGACTGTCGCTGTATCAGGGGCTAACACTGGCTTCAATTATCCAGCGTGAGTCGATTGGCTGTCCAGGTAAAACGACCTGCGAGGACATGCGGCGGATCGCCAGTGTGTTTTATAACCGTCTCAAAAAGGATATGCCGCTCGGGTCAGACGTGACGTATCATTATGCCGCCGACAAGGCTGGTGTGGCTCGCTCGCATACGCTCAATTCACCGTACAATACGCGCATTCACAAGGGGCTGCCGCCTGGGCCAATTGCTTCGCCTGGTCTCGCGGCACTGAATGCTGTGGCCGATCCGGCTCAGGAGGATTACCTTTATTTCTTGAGCGGCGACGATAACGTAACTTATTTCGCCAAGACTGAGGCTGAGCACAAAGCGAACATTACCGCCCACTGCGCCAAAAAGTGCCAATTGCCATAG